A window of the Streptomyces albireticuli genome harbors these coding sequences:
- a CDS encoding roadblock/LC7 domain-containing protein gives MTAPKAAIRTVVTRAGTEAGEKGPTGELSWLLDELVERVGSIRKALVLSGDGLPKGTSKDLSREDGEHLAAVASGFHSLAKGVGRHFDAGQVRQTVVELDEAFLFVTAAGDGSCLAVLADADSDIGLIAYEMTLLVKRVGAHLATAPRTGVAADG, from the coding sequence ATGACCGCACCGAAGGCCGCTATACGCACCGTTGTCACACGCGCCGGGACCGAAGCGGGCGAGAAGGGGCCCACGGGCGAGCTCAGCTGGCTCCTCGACGAACTCGTCGAGCGCGTCGGCAGCATCCGTAAGGCACTCGTCCTGTCCGGCGACGGTCTGCCGAAGGGCACCTCGAAGGACCTCTCCCGCGAGGACGGCGAACATCTGGCCGCCGTCGCCTCCGGCTTCCACAGCCTCGCCAAGGGCGTGGGGCGCCACTTCGACGCCGGCCAGGTCCGCCAGACCGTCGTCGAGCTGGACGAGGCCTTCCTGTTCGTCACCGCCGCCGGCGACGGCAGCTGTCTGGCCGTGCTCGCGGACGCCGACTCCGACATCGGGCTGATCGCCTACGAGATGACGCTGCTCGTCAAGCGGGTGGGCGCGCACCTGGCCACCGCTCCGCGGACCGGCGTGGCCGCCGACGGGTGA
- a CDS encoding DUF742 domain-containing protein, translating into MTGDGTGPAPPSWARPAGPGGAGPPDGAGARWYDDAAGPVVRPYAMTRGRTRSAAEGALDLIAVVIADEGFTGRTGDAHAAADRALSPEHLDIVDLTRDEHRSIAELAAGLDLPVGVVRVLVGDLLSAGLVRVSRPVPPAELPDESILREVIDGLRAL; encoded by the coding sequence ATGACCGGAGACGGCACCGGGCCCGCCCCGCCCTCGTGGGCGCGGCCCGCCGGGCCGGGCGGGGCCGGGCCGCCCGACGGGGCCGGGGCGCGCTGGTACGACGACGCGGCCGGCCCGGTCGTCCGCCCGTACGCGATGACCCGCGGCCGCACCCGCAGCGCGGCCGAGGGCGCGCTCGACCTGATCGCCGTCGTCATCGCCGACGAGGGGTTCACGGGCCGGACCGGGGACGCGCACGCCGCCGCCGACCGCGCCCTGTCCCCGGAGCACCTCGACATCGTCGACCTCACCCGCGACGAGCACCGATCCATCGCCGAGCTGGCCGCCGGCCTGGACCTCCCGGTCGGCGTGGTGCGCGTCCTCGTCGGGGACCTGCTGTCCGCCGGGCTCGTGCGCGTCTCCCGTCCGGTGCCCCCGGCGGAGCTGCCGGACGAAAGCATTCTGCGCGAAGTGATCGACGG